In the Drosophila gunungcola strain Sukarami unplaced genomic scaffold, Dgunungcola_SK_2 000001F, whole genome shotgun sequence genome, one interval contains:
- the LOC128262397 gene encoding mucin-2 — MLRTFAILLMIAVAINARAAPQRTTISPDDETTEEMVEQSTYMSVEEGTITVDVDADVILTTSPEGESFTEASPMALTEEPLPDSVLQQLALERAQEEQLKHPEKPESEVELKSESASESESETETPVTTEPPNPLNTTGTIKRSFKFGATTLPPSFVPTTSSPETITTVTPLEGTTIHFSETEETTEYEEVVTMRNFFERVPAKMEEVDLDMAENRMETTTNTPPPQEPRDLSMVVTTEAALVEENTKSRSDADQEEEPMETTVVPIYQLFKNAAPKVTAQQTELITELPKTSEGVTTTESAIEETTEVPLVSSTAAPDTTTEAEETTTPTPSTTTTTTTTTEAVLLTTKVDIQLNVQPETTTSAPDEPTTSAPTTTSTTGYPSTTSTTSTTSTTSTTSTTSTTSTTSTTSTTSTTPATTTTTERPIQTRAPRVERIFNSDGVEVLYGYSSVVRTNRS, encoded by the exons ATGTTGCGAACCTTTGCCATTCTGCTGATGATCGCAGTGGCTATAAATGCGAGAGCCGCTCCACAGAGAACCACCATTTCGCCGGATGATGAAACCACCGAGGAGATGGTGGAGCAGTCCACCTACATGTCCGTGGAGGAGGGAACGATCACGGTGGACGTCGATGCGGATGTAATACTGACCACCAGTCCCGAGGGCGAGAGCTTCACCGAGGCCAGTCCGATGGCCTTGACGGAGGAGCCACTTCCGGACTCGGTGTTGCAGCAGCTTGCGCTGGAACGAGCCCAAGAGGAGCAGCTGAAGCATCCCGAAAAGCCTGAATCGGAAGTGGAGTTAAAGTCGGAATCGGCATCGGAATCGGAGTCCGAGACTGAGACTCCAGTCACCACGGAGCCACCAAATCCCTTGAATACAACCGGCACCATCAAGCGCAGCTTTAAGTTTGGCGCAACCACACTGCCACCGAGTTTTGTACCAACTACCAGTAGTCCAGAAACTATCACCACTGTAACACCACTGGAGGGAACAACCATCCATTTTTCCGAGACCGAAGAAACCACCGAATATGAGGAGGTTGTGACCATGCGGAACTTCTTCGAACGAGTGCCAGCGAAAATGGAAGAGGTCGATCTGGACATGGCCGAGAACCGTATGGAGACCACCACGAATACACCACCACCCCAGGAGCCCAGGGATCTGTCCATGGTTGTGACCACCGAAGCCGCTTTGGTGGAGGAGAATACAAAGTCCAGAAGTGATGCAGATCAGGAGGAGGAACCTATGGAAACCACCGTGGTGCCGATCTACCAGCTTTTCAAAAATGCTGCTCCAAAAGTCACAGCACAGCAGACTGAGCTTATCACTGAGTTGCCAAAGACAAGTGAAGGAGTAACCACCACAGAGTCTGCGATAGAGGAAACCACAG AAGTGCCACTGGTTTCATCTACAGCAGCCCCTGACACCACCACCGAGGCTGAGGAAACCACTACTCCAACTCCAAGCACCACCacgacaacaaccacaaccaccGAGGCTGTTCTGCTGACCACCAAGGTGGATATACAGCTCAATGTTCAGCCAGAAACAACCACGAGTGCTCCGGATGAGCCAACTACCAGTGCTCCAACCACAACGAGTACCACTGGTTATCCAAGCACCACAAGTACTACTAGTACTACTAGCACCACAAGCACCACTAGCACCACTAGCACCACAAGCACCACTAGCACCACAAGCACCACTAGCACCACTCCAGCCACCACAACCACTACAGAGCGTCCCATTCAGACGCGTGCTCCGCGGGTGGAGCGGATCTTTAACTCGGACGGGGTGGAGGTGCTCTACGGCTACTCTTCGGTGGTGCGGACCAACCGCTCGTAA
- the LOC128261546 gene encoding neuropeptide-like protein 31, which translates to MAQQHTASTMKFFAICAFLILALVSVHGHGGRFGHGGYGGYGGGGYGGHGGYGGPGGYGGPGGYGGPGGYGGPGGYGGRGGYGGSTANANAVATANGGY; encoded by the coding sequence ATGGCACAACAACACACAGCATCCACGATGAAGTTCTTCGCAATCTGCGCATTCCTGATCCTTGCCCTGGTGTCGGTCCACGGCCATGGAGGACGATTCGGACATGGAGGATATGGTGGATATGGAGGCGGCGGATATGGAGGACATGGTGGCTACGGCGGACCCGGTGGTTATGGAGGACCCGGTGGTTACGGAGGACCTGGTGGCTACGGAGGACCTGGTGGTTACGGAGGACGCGGCGGCTATGGAGGAAGTACCGCTAATGCTAATGCTGTGGCCACCGCCAATGGAGGATATTGA